Part of the Thermococcus celericrescens genome is shown below.
GGAGAACCGACGGTGTAGGTGTTGGGTCCACTGTTACCGGCGGCAACGGCAACGACAAGCCCGGCGGCCCAGGCGTTGTTAACGGCCTGGCTCAGGGAGTCGGTACCGTCGGAGCTCTGGCTTGAGCCGAGGGAGAGGTTGATGACCTTGATTCCGTACTTGTCCTTGTTCTGGACGACCCAGTCAACGCCCGCGATTATATCCGAGATCGTTCCTGAGCCATCCGCGGCGAGAACCTTGACGCCGACGAGCTTCGCCCCGGGGGCAACGCCGATGTACTGGGAGTTGACCGCGCCGGTTCCGGCAACGATACCGGCCACGTGGGTTCCGTGTCCGTTGTCATCGTAGGGGGTGGTCTTGCCGTTGACGACATCGTACCAGGCTACGACTTTACCCTGGAGGTCGGGGTGGCTCGCGTCTATACCGGTATCAATAACCGCAACAACGATACCGCTGCCATCGTAGCCGAGGGAGTTCCAGACGGTGTCCGCCCCTATCTGGGAGACGGAAGTGGCGTCCGAAACCTGAACCTTGTAATCCTCCTGGATGAACTTTATTCCAGAGACCTTGGTGTTGCCGAAGAAGCCGGTGTCGATCATGCCGGCGATGAGCAAGAGGTCCCTGACCTTCATTTTAACCGCGACGGCGGGGATTATCTTGTAGGAGTATTTAATCTGCGCTCCCATGGTTTCCAGTACCCTCACGGCCCTATCCCTGTCCTGTGGACTGCCGAACATTATAACCGTGCTGATCTCCTGGTTCCAGTCCATCCTCTGGACCTTTTTGAACAGTCCAGGAGTCATGAGGCCGTAGTTCTTCTGCTGGGTGCTGTTATTCCGAACGATGGGCTTTGTCGGTGCCGCAGCGGCCATTCCGGCCATAATGCCTATCAGGAAAATGGCCAATACCACAGCCTTCCAACCCTTCATTTCTAGACACCTCGATTCATGGTCTGGTTTATTTCAGCATCGGGGCACTACGCCCGTCATCGAGGCACCGTTTTGTGCATCAATAATATAAACCTTTCGATTTTAAAACGTATTATTGCATATGGCATTAACAGAGAAATCTTTCTGGACCTATTTGTAAACATCAAATACAACAAATCGTAAGTTGTGAGACGAAAAAATCACAACAAAAAAGTGGATTTACAAGATTAACACCACATTACGCACATAAGTTCCGCAGGATAAAAATCCCAACAAAGAAATGAAAGGCAATAACTGGGTCAGAGTTCCTCGATTCCGAGCTCCTTCATCTTCTCCTCGGTTATCTTTCCGTCCTCGGTCCAGCCGCGGAACTTGTAGTACTTCGGAAGCATCAGGTGCAGCCTGACGACGTGGCCCTTGTTCGGCCCGTTCCTGACGGGCTCCTCAAGCAGTCTCTTCGGCAGGGTGTCCTCCTTGAGCGGGTCGAGGCCGGCCCTGAGGTTGAAGAGCCTCTCGGCGTTCCAGATGCGCTCACCTATCTTGAGGTACTCCTCGGTCGAGAGGTCCCAGCCAAGGGCGGCGTTCAGCAGGTCGCGATAGTCATCGGCGCCGAGTCCGAAGGTCGTAAACACACAGAGTCCGGCGGCGTCAATTAGAGCCGTGAGGTCCTGGAAGAGGATGACCATCTTGACCTTCTCGTCGCCGATGTCGTGCGGGTCCATCTTGTACGGATAGCCGAGAATCTCAGGGCTGATCATGTACTGCTTGATGTGGCAGCCGCCGCGGTTGTTGGTGGCGTAACCGAGGCCGTGTCCCTCTGCTCCACGCGGGTCATACGCTGGAAGCTCCTGCTTCTTGACGCCCATGAAGTACTCGGTGTGGCCGTACATCTCGGCGAGGCGGTAGCCGCCCTCGGCGAGCTTGTCTCCGAAGCCCTCCCTCTTGGCGATCTTCTCGATGTAGTAGTGAAGGACCTCGCTGTTGCCCCACCTGAACGGGGGCGCCTCCTCTCCGAGGTCCTCCTGCTTGAGGATGCCCTTCTCGTAGAGCTCCATCGCCGTTGCGAGGGTTCCACCGAGGCTTATGGTGTCCAGACCGTACTCATCCGCCATGTGGTTGGCGTGGATTATGCTCGCGAGGTCGTTTATGCCGTTGTGTGCTCCGAGCGCCCAGATGCTCTCGTACTCCGGCCCTTCGGTTATTCCAAGGGTTGGGAGCTTGTTGACCCTTCCACAGCCAATCGGACAGGCGTAGCACGGCTTGTTTCTGATGAGATACTTCGCCGCCATGGCCTCACCGCTCTGCTCCTCCGCGTACTCGAACTGGCTGTACTGGAAGTTCCTCGTCGGGTAAAGGCCGTTCTGGTTGATGATGTTAACTAGAACGGCCGTTCCGTACTTGGGCAGCCCACCTCCGGCAGTCGGGTCGTTCCTCAGCTTGTCGGTCTTCTCCTTGACGACGCTCGTGAACTTCGCCCTGTCGGCAACCTCGACGCGCTTGTGGCCGCGGACGACGATGGCCTTGAGCTTCTTGCTCCCCATGACGGCCCCAACGCCACCCCTGGCGGCGGCGCGGTGCTCGTCGTTCATAACGGCAGAGAAGCGGACGAGGTTCTCACCGGCCGGTCCGATGAGCGCCGC
Proteins encoded:
- a CDS encoding S8 family serine peptidase, with amino-acid sequence MKGWKAVVLAIFLIGIMAGMAAAAPTKPIVRNNSTQQKNYGLMTPGLFKKVQRMDWNQEISTVIMFGSPQDRDRAVRVLETMGAQIKYSYKIIPAVAVKMKVRDLLLIAGMIDTGFFGNTKVSGIKFIQEDYKVQVSDATSVSQIGADTVWNSLGYDGSGIVVAVIDTGIDASHPDLQGKVVAWYDVVNGKTTPYDDNGHGTHVAGIVAGTGAVNSQYIGVAPGAKLVGVKVLAADGSGTISDIIAGVDWVVQNKDKYGIKVINLSLGSSQSSDGTDSLSQAVNNAWAAGLVVAVAAGNSGPNTYTVGSP
- a CDS encoding aldehyde ferredoxin oxidoreductase family protein — protein: MFAYWGKILRVNLTNGTIKEEHFDEEFAKKWLGTRGFGIYYLLKEMDATVDPLSPENKIIYATGPLTGTTAPTGGRYMVITKSPLTGYIAMANSGGFFGAELKFAGWDAIIVEGASDHPVYLYINDESVEIRDASHLWGKTSSETEEALKEEIGDKRIRAALIGPAGENLVRFSAVMNDEHRAAARGGVGAVMGSKKLKAIVVRGHKRVEVADRAKFTSVVKEKTDKLRNDPTAGGGLPKYGTAVLVNIINQNGLYPTRNFQYSQFEYAEEQSGEAMAAKYLIRNKPCYACPIGCGRVNKLPTLGITEGPEYESIWALGAHNGINDLASIIHANHMADEYGLDTISLGGTLATAMELYEKGILKQEDLGEEAPPFRWGNSEVLHYYIEKIAKREGFGDKLAEGGYRLAEMYGHTEYFMGVKKQELPAYDPRGAEGHGLGYATNNRGGCHIKQYMISPEILGYPYKMDPHDIGDEKVKMVILFQDLTALIDAAGLCVFTTFGLGADDYRDLLNAALGWDLSTEEYLKIGERIWNAERLFNLRAGLDPLKEDTLPKRLLEEPVRNGPNKGHVVRLHLMLPKYYKFRGWTEDGKITEEKMKELGIEEL